The DNA segment AAAATGTCATCCTGGTGCCGCCTCCACACTTCCCCATCTCCTGGTTCTTCCTTCCTAAGACACTAGTGGTGAGGACCAGCCTGACAAGGTAGGTGGGGGAAAGGATGCTTATGAACACCAGGTGCTACATAAATGCAGAAATGCATGTGCCTGACCACAGCCCCCATGAGTCCTGCTAAGCCAACCCCAAATCACTACTCTTCCAGAAACCAAAGGAAGAAACGGTAGGCAAATCTCTTAGAGGCAAAAGTGGTGAGAACCACACTGTTAATTCAGCAATTCATCCAAATGGCCAGCAGGGAGCCGCGTGCTTCACTGACCCGCTCTGATACATGTTCTCGTTGCCCTTGACAGGGAAGCAGGTTATGGTTGCTTTTACAGGAAAGAAACCTGAGAGGAGCTAAAAGAGGAGTCCGAGGCCAGAGAGCAAAGCAGAAGGTGGAATAGGGCCGTCCTGTTCAGGTCTCAAGAGCTTGGTGCCCGCCTCAGCAGCCAGTCCAAGCAGCTTTTCAATTTCTCTTCCCTTGAATTTCTTCTTTaagcatttccttttctccaccagCAAGTATATCAGAAGGACAATGATGCCATTTTGTAAAGGTCACACTATTCTGAGTTGACAAATTGTAAGGTATCATCACTGCCACCTTCATCATTACTACCAGACCCTTAGATTTCTAAAGGATGTGGAGTGAAGAGCATCCACCAAAGCCTCTTAGAAATAACGCACGGGGATGATGGGGATATCCACTCAACCCCTGGCAGTGGCCTGGATCCCCAAGGGGGTAAACAGAGGATAATCCTGTTTAGAATCAGTAGAAGGAGACGAAGGTtccaggaggaagagcagagagcaGTATCTTCCAGGTAGTGAGCACCTGCCGAGAGGAAAGGGACAGTGTTCccaagggaagaggagggaagagaccAGGAGAGAAATGCTGGCTGACACCAATGTAGGACCTGATCCCAGCTTCAAGACTTGCTCCTGATCATGACCACAGAGACCAGGGAGCAGAAGTGCATAGGAAGCAACTCAAAGCCATTACCATACAGGATCCTTATCCAACCAAGCCTCACTTCACAGAGGCAGAGAGTGTGGCAGGCAGGGGCCCACCAGAGACGGGGTTTGGGGCAGCTGAGGAAGATCTCTTGTTTTCATGCGAGCTCACAGAAGCAGCTTCACTAACCCCGTTCTGCCTCTTGCAGGTGCAATTTTACCCTTAGCCGACCCAGGCTTCCCTTGTCTTCCCTCTGGATGGAAGAGTAAGAAATGGGTTCAACCTCTCAATGCCAAGTGGCCACGATTCAGCACACACTACGACAGTTATACTACTGCTTCCAAAAAAAGGCCGCAgcctaaaaaaaataacaaaaagtagaAAACGGTCAACTGCATCAGAGCACAGAGCACCGTCCAGAGCCAGCACAGTTTGGATTGGGCTGAATGTGGAGCCATTCAGTGGAGCTAACGGTTTTCAGATGTGTTAGTGACTTAGGAACTGGGGCTATGGAGAGGCCAGGGAAGGGCACAGAACAGACCATCTGCGGCCCTCTCCCCATCAAGAGTGAAAGGGAGTCACTTGGTTGGCTGGAACTGTGGATAGGATTCACATTGTTTCCCCTTCTAGCCAAGGGGTGAGGGGATGAAGGCAAAAATCATCTCTTACAGTCTTCACTGAACAAAGCAAAGGAGAGATGAGACACAACAGCAAAGTCCCAGGCAACGACAAACTAAGAGTGCCTCCCACCCAAGATGGGCGAGGGGATGCTTGAACCAAAGTGCCAGTGAGCTCATAAAACAAGGAGCAATTGGAAACCAAGGTCACCCCTTTATTCATTCCCAGGTTGGGACTTTAtcagttacagagagagagagagagagcgagcgagcagtGACCATACGTATCACCGGAGCCAGCTCTATTGCTCTCCCCATTCCAGCATCCAGGCAGCAAACACAGGGAGCCTGCAAGGGTCCTACAACATCCCCAGGGAAATACTCCACAATACAGGACACTGAAGCAACATTTGGAGAGTTTGTAGGCTAGAGGAGCATGACCTAAGGCTCTGCTCCCAATCAAGTTTATGTGTGTCCCACACAAAGACTGAGGAGGCCTCAGGGTAAGTGGAAGAGTGAAGGTACACAGGAGAAAGCTGCAGAAGCAATTCAACATTCAAGTTAAAGAAACAAATTCCAGAAAACTCAGGATTGGCCTCTGCTCTCCTTCCTACCCTGCTGAGGGTTCCAGAGCCCAGCATCAGGGGCCACCTGCACACAGAGGCAAGAGGCAAGAGGCCATGGTCAGTAGGCAGTGCCCAGGGCTCAAACCTTACATGTCAGGGGCTTACAAACATCATCGCCTCACCATATCCATTTGCGGCAGGTACCACTAAGGCTCCGTTTTGCCTCAAGGGCATCCCACAATGGATGGCCTGGCTGAGAAATCCCCACAGTTCTAGCTCCCAGTGTCCGGGAGCCGCCCACCCCAACACCACCAGTATGCTATTTTGGTGCAGTGCAAAGTCTCTAGCAACCAAATACATAACCCAAAGTCCACCAATTGTAGGGATTGGAGGGGAAAGACCAAGGGGAGGGCATAACACATAAAGATCGGGTAACAAAATGGACAAACACAGGGACTTCGTCTCTGGCTTCAGAACTGGCACCAGTAAGTGAGTCTCCCAAGAAACGATCCCTGGGATGAGCACGTTGGTAGCAGAAACTGGTCTGGCCGTGTCCAGACCCCAGGTAGGAGATGGGTGCCACCAACGGGTGCTGGTTTCTGCCTTTATTTGCATGTTTCCAAAAGGAACCAGGACAGACTCTGTTACCCTCTTGGCTGCAACTCGACTGTTTTTCCTaaccccttctccccctccccagctctcacTGAGGCAGGTCCCCATGaggttcaaataaataaagggggggggggggcggggcacctGGAAGTGCAAGCAGGGATGTGCCAGGTCCAGCAACAGATGCATCCCACACCGGGGCACCTTGCCTTCTGTCCTCCAGCTGGCATGTAAGGGCTTAGGACACAGAAAAGCTCCTATCTCCCATGAATGGGATTCTAATTCATGGGTATTGGGGAAGAACGTGGAAGAGGAGCAAAATCAATCACGGGACATCCAATACTGGTGTTTGGGAAGGCTGAACGCAGGGCTAACGAAAGGACTCCAGGACAGGCTCTGGGCTTACCCAGGGGGctgaggagagggagcagcagacagatTTGGCTGAGTGACCCTGCAGAGTCACCCTAAAGGCGAGGAAGACTGTGGAGGGTGGGGGACATGCACGCACCCCACCCTCCCCTACACAGCCAGAGCCGGTGGCCACAGCCCCTTCCGGGGCACATGGGTGGAAAGGCCCTGCAGGGCAGGGGACCCTCTAAAGCGGTCCTGCTTCCACCCCTCCCATCTTCAAAGTGCATTATCAGTGCAAGAAGTAGGGCTGGATTTCAGGGGGTCCAACTCTGAGAAAGGGCTGTGCCAGCCAGCTCCCCCTAACTCCTGCTTTCCCCCTTGCCCGCCCCCGACCCTTTTCACGCTAGGACCAGAACTCTTGCTGAATCTCATAAGGGGCAGGCCTGTGTGTGTTCAGTTCAGCTCTGCACAGCGGAACAGTGCTGTCCTGACTCTGGCCTTCTGCGTCCAGATCCAGAAGCGTCCGCTCGGCAGGGGGCAGCGGTCCTGCCTGGAATGGGAGCAGGGCTGGAAGTCCAGGCCGTTCCTCCACAGTGCTGCTGCTGCTAGCAAAGCACGAGTCCAGGTTGCTGGGCGTTTCGGTGCTGGAGCTGTTGGCCGGGGAGGCGCTGCGGGCGTGGCTGGGAGACACGAACCACCAAGGGTCCAGCCGTTGCCGGTTGGCAGAGGGACGTGGCCGAGGCAGAAACTCTAGGGTCTTGGGTCTCTCCAAGGTGGAGTCCTGCTGTGTGTTCCAGCGCCTTGGGGTTGGGGGAAAGACCACATTGGGGTCAGGCAGACGGGGGAATTCACCTGGGTCtcggctggggctgggggtttTCAACGTTCCTGgtcaaagagacaaagagagaggcatcAGATGACGGCACCACATTGCTGAGCCAGATATacgctgccccctccccacattTGCCACACCCCTGTTCATTGGGCTAAACTGAgtgacaaatatttaatgagcacctactatgtgcagtGTAGTGTGCTGTCAGGCCCTGGGGATACAGTACTGAACTAGAAGGCCATGAGCACTGTatctgataataaaataataatgtgacATATGGGGGTCACATCTATAGTGAAAAAAACTTAAGGCACAGCTACGACCCACAGGCCACCCtgtgtttgtaaataaagttttatggtaACACAGCCACACCTATTGCCTGCTCTCCCACTAGAGCAGCAGTGTGGAGTAGTTACCATAGAGACCAGatgacccacaaagcctaaaatatttactatctggccctttaccaAGAAAGTTTGCTGACACATGACTTAAGGAAGGGTCTGTTCATTCCCAGTTTATTCAGGGAATAAACATGTAAGGCAAGAACAAATCTAAGTATCACAAATATGAAGATGACTTATAAGGTCTCTTCCCAAAGAGGACACATATCTCaggacaacaacaaaaatctaaagAGGGGCGGAGCATGctggaaggaaaaatacaatgtCATTTATACTCAAATATCACTGAAATCTCAACTGCCATCTCGTTGTCTTCTACTGGGTGAGAGGGGTTTCAGAGTCAGACTTAGGTCTCTAGGGAGCAAGGTCTGGTGGTGGAAAGACCTAGGACATGTatgcccaggtggctccgtgTCAGATGGAGAAGGCAAGCCTATGCCCAGGCACAGCCTTGTAGCTGGACACCTCTCCACGTCCGGGGAGCCAGGCATGAGTAAGGGATGAGAGATGCAGGGCAGGATGCACAAGGGGAAGCGTGCCCGTGAGTATGTGTGTACTAACACTGTAATGACAGGCAAGGGCGCCCAGCCACGTGGCACCAAATACCCCTCCTAGGTGCAGTACGGCATTCCTTCTAGTAAGTTCAGTCTCCACTTCAGGGAACAGCCCAAGCCAGGCTCCTGCCCCTCCTGTACCCTGAAAGCACTTGCACCGTGTACTGTAAGACCCAGGGCCTGAACATCCCCCAGGCGCCCTGGGTCCCATTCTTCCTAGAACCTGCCTGCTTGTCTTCCTTCACTCCTCAGCAAAGGCCCCGTGAGGCAcaggacagagagaaggcagccagCCTGGCCACCTCTCCAACCACACAGCAGCACGTCCTCCCGGGGGGGCCGAGTCAGAGGACGAATGGCATCCAGTCTGATATTGCCACTCCAGGGGGAGGCACAAGGgcatgaaagagaaaagaggaggaggacagCACCCACCTGCTCCAGGGCTGGGGCTCAACCCATTGCTGGAGGGGCTCCTGCTGGCTAGGAGAGCCGCTGGCTTGAGGGCCCCATCCGAGGGAGTCCTCCGGTGACCGCTGGGCTGCGTGGGGGCTGTAAGGGTGACGTGGGTAGGGGTCAGGGACTGGTTGGGGTCTCGCTTGAAGCGTTCCACTCGGACGTTGACCAGGGGGTTGTGGGTGCAAGGGGTCAGGGGCGGGGCCTCGACCGGACTGACAGGCATCTCGTACACCACGATCTCGTCGCTGTCAGAACGCAGCAGGGAGCGGGTGGAGTTGCACTCagagatggaggagagagagagcagcgtgagggaggcagaggggtcTCCTAGCAACAGCATGGGCTCCTCCTTCTTGAAGAGCTTCCGGGATGGGGGGCTGGTGCTCCGACGAGGACGGCTGGCCCTCTGAAAAAGACCCTCGCGCCTCTTCTTCTCCTCCCGGGCTGGTGGCTCAGGCTCCTCCGGGGGAAGCAGCTGGCACTTGCCAGCTTCCAGCAGGTCAAACCCTAGGCCTGTGGCTGCGAGAACGGCCCCGCAGCCAAGCAGAGCCACCTCACAACGGCGGTGGTGGGTGCCGCCCCGCTTGAGGCTGTTGGTTGGCGTCAGCTGAGGGGTACTGGTGGCTGAGTTGACTGGGGTGGGCTCCTCGTGGACTCCATCGCTGGAGGggccctccccatcctctccacgAGGGAATGGGATACAGAGGTAGGACTGGTTGGGTGAATGCTGTAGACGACAATCCCCACTCCTTGGGCCTTCGCTGTCCTCATCCTCTGTGAAGATGAGAGGTAGGGAGGGGAAACAGGAAATGGAGATGAAGCAACCTAGGTAAGAATCTCGTCCTTCTCCTCAACTCTGGGCCTCCTGGCAGATTGTCAGGAACACAAGGTCAAACAGACACACGGGTGGGATAGGGGATCGGGCATTGAACCCACAGGGCTTTCCTCCTCCACACTCAACTGTGACTGACATGAGGAAATCACTCTCCATTCCAGAGCCTCTCGTCctgttttcagaaaaggaaatctgctacttttctactttttttcataGGGATCCTCAACATAAGAGGTACAGTATGAATGTCCTGGAATAATGGGTAGAACAAAAACATTCCTAATTTGTTTGTACCATCACATTGGAGGGGACCTTGAATTTCTAGAATGATGGCCTAGAGACCTGTCTCAGGACCAGTGTCTTGCAATGGACTGGAATCTCCTCCATAGGTGAAGGTGCATCTACTCCATAAACTGACCTACTATGATGTTGGAAATCTTCAGAGAGAAGAGGACTTGCTTGCTGAGAGAGAGCCTGGAGAAGACCTTACCCATTCAGCAATCACAGGCGACTGGAAAGCTTCCTTAGAGAAAGACATAGTGTCTTCTACCACCATGTCCTGTTTTGCAGACTCCCCACATTAAGATACAAAGGAAAGAGCCCCAGCAAAGGGAAGTGCCTGATTCAAGGTTTCACTGTCCCCATTGTCCTACAGACTATAAATGGCTCCCTGTGAGAGGAGGCCAAGGGCAGGCCCCATGGCAGCAGGAAGAAGAAACTATGATTagggaaggttaaaaaaaatgggagCAGAGAGACCAAAGAGGAAATAGGGTGGGGGCCTGGGAGTTGGGTAAAAAAGGAGACAACCTCCATGAAGTGGTAGTAGGGGTCCTCAAAGAATCCCAGAAGCTTGGCCAAAATTTCCCTAAGGGAACGGAGAGAGTCAGGACAGAGGCAGTGCTTACCTATCTCCATAAGGCTGGTGAACCCCGGCAGTGCTGGGCTACTCCTGGGGCCCTTCCCCAGGTTGGGGGCACTGGACGACCACTGTTTGTATCCATCTACCAGGGACTTGAGGCTGAATAGGAGTAAATGAGGAAACTGTTAGAACAGGTCACTTCCCTTACTCTACCCTTACTTCTACAGGGCTGTGGAAATGTTTCCCCCTGTGTGCTTAATTCTACCAAAGCCCAAGAGCCTTGGGGTACCAGCAATGAACATTACTGAGTCCCCTCGCATGATAAACAGAAGTGCACATGCTCtaggaaaacaaaagcagtgCCATGAACCCACCCCTTCACATGCTGCTATGGAGCTGTGGAAAGATCTAGCAGGCAGGCTGgcaagaggaggggaaaaaatgaggacTGCCCAGCACTGGCCAGGGTCTTGCCCAAGCCCATCTTACAGGAGAGGTCATCATTCCAGGACACTGTATACAGCACACTGCTGACATCAGGGACCCTGTAATGCCAGGCAAACCCTGGGCAGACAAGCTAGCAGAGATGGGCCAGGCTATTCCAGTCACACCGTTTCTCAACTCCTTCTAAGCTCATGGCATGCTCAGCCAACTTTCAAAGCcactttttgaaaacaaaaaccagcCAACAAAGCTGCATCAACCCAGTGCACTTTGGGACAGACCTATGTGGGGAGTACATAGGCTATACTCGAGCCTTTGGTTTGTCTGGGAATGAAGAGGAAAATTCAAGGAGCTTGCTTTCAAATCCCTGTGATGAGCTCACACCCCCAAGCCAGTAACTCTAAGGATCCTGACGGGGTACCCCCCAATCCCCTCATACAAATGGGGGAATCAGAGGCCCAGAAGCACTGGTCTTTTCTTTAATGGACAATAACGAGGGAAGACTGAGGAATCTGTGGGTTATGGTTGCCTTGGAAATACCAGGATTATAATCAGAGGTGGCTTTCATTTTAGGGCCAGAAAAAGCTATTCGAACAAAGCCCACTCTTCCCAGTCCAtcctgagggagagagaaggaccAACTTTTCCTCTCACTTCAGATCGTCGTTTCAAGTGCTATCGGAAATGCCAGCTAATTCAAGTACATTCCAGCACCAGTGGTTCAACCAAAATACACAGCCTGAGATAAGCATGCTACTGGAACCCACAGCCTGGGACTTCTAACTGATAATCTTATCACTTCCAGCTCTGGGTTCATGGGAATCCAGATTAGCAAAATCAAAGCCAGTGCTGCAGATCAAAGGATAAATAGCCCTGTATCGTCTCCCTATAACTAAGGGTGCCAGGAGAATCCCAACAACAGGGGTGGTCAGGGAAATGAGGAAAGGGAAAGTCAGATCAACACAGGAAGTTCCCAGGGTGCACAATGGTActgctttgaagaaaaacaagTCAGCACAGCCTTGGCACTAATGAGGCTCGATTCTACAGGGAGTGCTGTGAgaacaaggaaatggaaaggagACTTATTACAAACACATTCGATGGAAGGGTGAAGATTAGACTCACCCCAGGTGGAAATGTGGAGATTCTGATGGGGTACTTAAACCATTAGCTTTCTCGCGTCTCTGAGGGGATcttcaatggataaagaaaatcagTAGGAGGCAACAGTGGGCACATCCAACTCAGCCTCTCCCACATGGGAGCCCTCAATGCTGGTCCAGCTCTGCCACCAGCTGCCCTCCTCTTGCCTGGTCAGCAAAGCCCATACCATGAAGGAATCTTAATGAGGTGGCCCTGCGTGAGCTACCGCAGGCCCAGGACCTGCCCATCTGTGGGATGAAGGTCCCTGAGCAGCCACAGCATAACTGCAGAGGCCGCGTAGATCCACAGATGCCCAAGCTGTCTACGAGCCAGCACGTATGTTTCCTATAAGatatatgctattttttaaaaggatggagATGCCAAATCCACTTAACATTATTGAGTTCAATATGGCTTTTTGTTGttacatattttcttccattgagagtgactaaaattagaaatattataCAGAGATTCTCAAAACTTTCTGATGTTAAAGAGGTCTTCACTCGAGAATGAATAGAATATACTTCATCTCTTCAATAGGAATTAGGAATCATAAAAAATTAAGTCATATTTTGAACTGCTTCAACAGTTTTGAGGACAAATCTATGCAAGGGGGAAGAAAATGCCAAAGTTAGTATTCTGGAGCatgaaataaagttaatttaCTAGCAAGacaaaaaatatctataaatgaaACAGAACCATAGAAACTACTGGGATCCACAGCCAACCTGGCCAGTCCTATCAGGAATCATACGAACATCAGAAATATCAAGAGATTCAGGGTAACTGAGTTTCTCAGACCCACCCCAGGGCTCAGAGGAATTCAAACTGAGGAGCTCTTTTCCCTACAGAACCCACTACAGCAGAGCAGTTGACCATCCCCAGAGGGCTCAGTCACTGAACTCTTGTAGAGCTTAGGCAGCTTGCCCTACATATCtaaatttcctaatttctttctttttctttctcgttcttttctttctttgtctctctctctcttccttccttttcctttccttcctctttctctcttccttcctttctcttttgttctttcctctttctgtcttccttcctttctgtctgccttctttccttccttccctccctcctttttttccccctattccAAGGCATCTAGTTATTTCTAAAGCCTGGCTTCAAAGAGTCAACCTTTTAAGCACTAAACATATTTTCACCTCAGCTCAGATCTGACATGAGAAAACAGATTTTGGACAGGAAATCTTCTTAGCATTCAAAGGAATAACCAGAACCAGGTACAGGTTCAGACACAAGTTCAGGATAATGACTGAAAAGGGAGAGAGCGGTTGATGCTTACTTTCACACTTAGAACAGTCAAGAAACACGATTCTAGATTCTAAGACCAAGAATAAGAATTATAAACTACTACGCTCATACCTTCCGGTATGAAACAGAGACTGCATGAGAAGCATGGAAGAAGCATCAGAGCAGATAGGTACACACGCTTCCTAGGAGCCAGTTAGTCCGGTACGCACTTCCCGAAGATGAACTTAATTAATCCTCACATCAACTCCACTGGGTGGGTGCTGATATGagcccccattttatagataagaagaCCTAAATCCATATGGCGAGGCTTGGTGGGGCCAGGATTCACACCCGGGCCGTCTGGGTCAGTGATGACCATCGCCACTACTAACGACACTGCAAGGGACTGGCCTCCAAAGAACCGAGACTTGAGAAAAATTTAACTTGTGAGCCACAGGAATAATGCAAGCATATCTAAGACACAAAGCTGGGTCTTGTGCTTTGCCCAGAGGGGGTGCTCACACCTCAACTCAGTGTGGCTATGAGGGAGGGGCCTAAAAGAAGTCCTGGTGGCCCTGGGTTACATCTGAGGACACTCACTATCAGATTATCATCTACCCCTGCTTCGGAATAAGCTTCCAAGTCAAGAGAGTCCTGAACCCCCTGCTCTTGCTTCTCTTTGCTCAGAGCGGATGTGTCAGAAGAGCCACGTCTAAGTAGAACACCCAGCAGAACCCTTCACATTGGTTACTGTTTGGCCTACTTGCTACTCTGGGTCAGACGCCTctaggggttggcaaactataaCCGAGGGGCTAACTCCTGTCCACCACTTGTGTTTACAGAGTTTTACTGAATGAACATAGCCATGCTCTTCATTTAGGGATTGCCCGCAGTCTACGGCTGCTTTTCAAGCGGAGGAGCTGCAAGAGATACTATGACCcgaaagcctaaaatatttgttatctggacctttatagaaaaagtatgCTGAGCCTTGTTGGAGAAGGTTCCAGGGAATGAGGACTGGAAAACTGTTGCAAAGATCAAGAAGTCTGTCATTTCTCAGAAAGCAATGAAACACACCACAGAAGAAAAGGATGTCACATCGTAGTTTTAAAGGGGTATACCCATCTTTAAGTGGAAAGAATCTCCCCCATTCTGGCTCTTACCCTTCATCGCCTGAGGCAAGCTCCTTCTGACCAAGTGTACTTGGCCCCCATGTCCGTCCTTTCTTCTTGGGggccctcttctcctcctcctccccttcctctttcgGGATGACTGAGCTCCGGCCCCAGGTTTTGCTGCTTTCACCTGGTGTCACTGTGAATAACAAAAGTTGGATGGGATCTGGAAAAAAGATAGACAGAGTCCCCCCAAAACTAGCCTCCACCTCATCAGacagacatagacacacacatatggaGTTGCAGGGAAGAAGTCATGCCTCCTCAAAAACTCTGTGCCCACGTGGAGCCTTCAACTCCTCAGCCACCAATCACTTAGCACTCTCAAAGTACCAAACACGGAAAAACTTCTCAGAGTCTCATAAGACCAGTGCAAAGCTGGAGCTTAGGCCAACCAGACATCAGAGTTCCAAACACACCTGACTTAAGGAATTCGTTTTGTTGGGTGGAATTGGATTGGGGGTGGGTAGGTAAGGAGGTAGGTCGGAGAGAAAAGAGATAAGGGTTAGGTAAGGGAGACTTGGAAGTGCAGACAGGAATTTTGGTGAGAAAGGAAGACAATGAGGAGCTCAAGACTATGGAGAGGGAAGTCAGGAgtaggaggagaaggggaaggaacaGGCCTAGAGAAATATAACAGGTAAGAgaggaggaacatccttctgaCATTGGTACCTTACAACAAACACTGAAACCAAATGCTTCAGAGGCTATCCTTACTTCGTGAATGAGCAGATGGTTCCAGACACCAAAAATCAGGGAGCTGAGGGGACTGAGGGAAAATACAGAGCACATGGAGGCTGCCATTGCTTTCAGCCAACTGCGGCCACATGAGAAATGGGAATCCACTGATATGAATGGACTTTTCTAGGATAGCCAGtttctgtatttaaataaaatctctctaagTTAGATAaatgcattcacacacacacacacacacatacacacacacacacacgtgtgtgtgtatgtaaattctttttaataaacactgtggtaaaaataaaattggtccAGACTTGGCCTCCCACAAAGTATTTATCAAGTTTCCTTAGGACCTACACTTTGAAAACACCCTTCCCTGGGAagcaggaacaaaagaaaaacaatgatgcCCCAAATATGGCAGAGAGCATACAAGGTCTCCAGGCCAGGGTACCAACCAACCCAGGCCAGGCACCAGGGCATCGACATCGCACACCAGTTTCCATATTGCTTTGTAGGTGACAAAAGATCCTGTCAATACCCACAATCCCCTCTGCTGGTATCTAAGAGTAGAAAGTAGAGGAGGCGGTAGTACAAAGCTCATGGGGAGAGACAAGGAGGAGGGCTAAGGGTTTGCgtacatatgtgcatgtatatacacattgtCGAGGAGAGGTGGCAGTAGTTATGGATGGAGCAAGCCTGGGCCAGTCGGTGGCTGGACAGAGCAGGGGACAGATGCCCCTGGTGTGTTCTGGCCCCAAGTAATTTGGGAAACAGTCTCACACTGGATGGCTCGAAGGCGAGGAATGATGGTGGGGCTCGCAGGAGGACTGGAGCGGCTGTTGATGAGACTCTTCCTTTTATCCATGGTGGGGGAGGCCTGAATCGTGAACTTGTGCTGGAAATCTGCTCGGGGAAAGACAGATACgtgcatgtgtcagaattttccCATAATCCAATTCCCATGAGAAAAGGGTCATTTCCTAGTGAGCTTGAGGGACAGGCCCCAGTTTCCTAAGTTCGCCTAGGAAATATTCTCTTTCAGaatcctctctttctccccaacGACGACAGGACAGCAAGATGAACatataaagagaaggaaaattcaCTGAGTGAACCTCATCTATCGTGTATGTAGGTGTAGCAATTACAGACttacaatagtttttttttttaaggtcatgaGACTTGCTGATTATTCTAGGAAATCCAACTTAAGACTCTATTTCTTACAATCTATTTGGATATGCTCAGGGACTAAAGTAGGGAGATAGATGCTTCTCACTCAGGGCAGGCAGAGCAGAGTTAACAACGACAAATCCTTGGTGGGAACCTTGGGAAGTGAGCGTGATGGGGCGAATAGTCCAAACTGTGATGTTTTCCAAAAGCATTTATGGTCTCTAAGCTCCCGGGTCCTCAACTATTAAGAGGTAAAATAAACAGCTGAGTGTTGGCACCTAGGTCTCCCAATGAGACGTGATCTCCCTAATGTGGCAGCTACTGTTTCCCTATGGGCTTCCCCAGAGCACAGCAGCATGCCACCACACACAACATGCTCCACAGGGGCTCAAAGACTGTGTTGCCTGGCCAGGAAAAATGTGCAACAAGGACACTAGTAAACATGTCCCACAAATTCATTCGCTCAATTTTACTGAATGAATTCCCCTGTCTGTACTGAAGCCATCATCCATCCCAGTGCTTAAAAACATCCTGTTGTCCCTATGATACTGTTTTCCCTTGGTTTCCTTACATTTCTACTGAGTTTACTTCCCAGGACCTAATAGACTTAGGACACAATAAACACACACTCGAGCACTCACTGCCCTCCATGGGCCCGTGACATCC comes from the Canis aureus isolate CA01 chromosome 9, VMU_Caureus_v.1.0, whole genome shotgun sequence genome and includes:
- the MAP3K9 gene encoding mitogen-activated protein kinase kinase kinase 9, encoding MEPSSALLGCLASAAAAAPPGEDGAGAAAEEEEEEEEEEAAAAAAAPGELGSEAPLPYWTAVFEYEAAGEDELTLRLGDVVEVLSKDSQVSGDEGWWTGQLNQRVGIFPSNYVTPRSAFSGRCQHGGEDPSCYPPIQLLEIDFAELTLEEIIGIGGFGKVYRAFWIGDEVAVKAARHDPDEDISQTIENVRQEAKLFAMLKHPNIIALRGVCLKEPNLCLVMEFARGGPLNRVLSGKRIPPDILVNWAVQIARGMNYLHDEAIVPIIHRDLKSSNILILQKVENGDLSNKILKITDFGLAREWHRTTKMSAAGTYAWMAPEVIRASMFSKGSDVWSYGVLLWELLTGEVPFRGIDGLAVAYGVAMNKLALPIPSTCPEPFAKLMEDCWNPDPHSRPSFTNILDQLTTIEESGFFEMPKDSFHCLQDDWKHEIQEMFDQLRAKEKELRTWEEELTRAALQQKTQEELLRRREQELAEREIDILERELNIIIHQLCQEKPRVKKRKGKFRKSRLKLKDGNRISLPSDFQHKFTIQASPTMDKRKSLINSRSSPPASPTIIPRLRAIQLTPGESSKTWGRSSVIPKEEGEEEEKRAPKKKGRTWGPSTLGQKELASGDEGSPQRREKANGLSTPSESPHFHLGLKSLVDGYKQWSSSAPNLGKGPRSSPALPGFTSLMEIEDEDSEGPRSGDCRLQHSPNQSYLCIPFPRGEDGEGPSSDGVHEEPTPVNSATSTPQLTPTNSLKRGGTHHRRCEVALLGCGAVLAATGLGFDLLEAGKCQLLPPEEPEPPAREEKKRREGLFQRASRPRRSTSPPSRKLFKKEEPMLLLGDPSASLTLLSLSSISECNSTRSLLRSDSDEIVVYEMPVSPVEAPPLTPCTHNPLVNVRVERFKRDPNQSLTPTHVTLTAPTQPSGHRRTPSDGALKPAALLASRSPSSNGLSPSPGAGTLKTPSPSRDPGEFPRLPDPNVVFPPTPRRWNTQQDSTLERPKTLEFLPRPRPSANRQRLDPWWFVSPSHARSASPANSSSTETPSNLDSCFASSSSTVEERPGLPALLPFQAGPLPPAERTLLDLDAEGQSQDSTVPLCRAELNTHRPAPYEIQQEFWS